A stretch of the Marivirga tractuosa DSM 4126 genome encodes the following:
- a CDS encoding GAF domain-containing protein — MTAISKKKFRPYFDEIYRKADRVTEFTIGGYYLFGLFLAFFYDTWLVGLGVGSLSLILYFGIKFLLKGRYAHHYIGSLVLGIFMAQFIYQMHGLFEMHFTAFVAIIVLMAYQNYKVFLPATLFIAIHHAAFAYIQYLGFVNDNESYQSIYFTQLDYMDFQTFLFHVGLVVVAVIIAGAYSINSRSRSKILFQKLVESEEQAEITKINIMFAREIANNNYEKDFDLNEEDPLSGALMEMKESLKKSSIREEQERFTNKGLAELSNIIRDNGSNLKDLTYEVIEFLVKYMKLNQGGFFIVMEEGDDVFLELEGCYAYDRRKKLNKRIQPGEGLVGQSYQEKDSIYLTEVPENYINIKSGLGDANPRSIVITPVKRDATIEGIIELASFRVLKDFEKDFLEKAGESIAVALNTAKVNQKTTELYQQSQQQTEEMRAQEEEMRQNMEELSATQEEMQRTQKDYEKMLANSQKENEELKKQLAEMK, encoded by the coding sequence ATGACAGCTATTTCTAAAAAGAAATTTAGGCCTTATTTTGACGAAATATATAGAAAGGCAGATAGGGTAACAGAATTTACAATTGGTGGCTACTATTTATTTGGCTTGTTTTTAGCATTCTTCTATGATACCTGGTTGGTAGGGCTTGGAGTGGGATCTTTATCATTAATTTTATATTTTGGGATAAAATTTTTACTTAAAGGTAGATATGCTCATCATTATATAGGAAGTCTAGTGTTAGGTATTTTTATGGCGCAATTTATCTACCAAATGCATGGTTTGTTTGAGATGCATTTTACTGCTTTTGTTGCTATAATCGTTTTAATGGCTTACCAAAATTATAAAGTGTTTTTGCCCGCAACCCTTTTTATTGCCATTCACCATGCCGCTTTTGCATATATTCAATATCTAGGATTTGTCAATGATAATGAATCTTATCAGTCGATATATTTCACACAGTTGGATTATATGGATTTCCAAACTTTTCTGTTTCATGTAGGCTTAGTTGTGGTTGCAGTTATTATTGCCGGGGCATACTCTATCAATAGCCGTTCTCGCTCGAAAATTCTTTTTCAAAAACTAGTTGAAAGTGAGGAGCAAGCTGAGATTACTAAAATCAATATAATGTTTGCTAGAGAAATTGCTAATAATAATTATGAGAAAGACTTTGATTTAAACGAAGAGGATCCTTTAAGCGGTGCTTTGATGGAAATGAAAGAGAGCTTGAAGAAAAGTTCAATTAGAGAAGAACAAGAACGCTTCACAAACAAAGGATTAGCAGAACTATCCAATATAATAAGAGATAATGGTAGTAACTTAAAAGATTTAACCTACGAAGTAATTGAGTTTTTGGTAAAATATATGAAGCTCAATCAAGGAGGCTTTTTTATAGTGATGGAAGAGGGCGATGATGTTTTCTTGGAGTTGGAAGGTTGTTATGCTTATGACAGAAGAAAGAAGCTGAATAAAAGGATTCAGCCAGGTGAAGGCTTAGTGGGGCAATCCTATCAAGAAAAAGATAGTATTTATTTAACTGAAGTCCCCGAAAATTATATCAATATTAAATCAGGTTTAGGAGATGCTAATCCAAGATCAATTGTGATTACTCCTGTTAAGAGGGACGCTACAATTGAAGGTATAATTGAGCTTGCCAGTTTCAGAGTTTTAAAAGACTTTGAGAAAGATTTTCTAGAAAAAGCAGGTGAGAGTATAGCTGTAGCATTAAATACAGCAAAAGTAAATCAGAAAACAACTGAACTTTACCAGCAATCTCAACAACAAACAGAGGAGATGAGAGCTCAGGAAGAGGAAATGAGGCAAAATATGGAGGAATTATCTGCCACTCAGGAAGAAATGCAAAGGACTCAAAAAGACTACGAAAAAATGTTGGCAAATTCACAAAAAGAAAATGAGGAACTGAAGAAGCAGTTAGCAGAAATGAAATAA
- a CDS encoding prohibitin family protein encodes MKNLMIPLVALLICSCTVVRQGEVGVKRKLGKIDPDVYYAGLYGINPFFTKMIKTPTRTENLELNLSLPSKEGLSIQSEISILYRIKEDMAPLIIEDIGQNYVRNAILPVFRSASSDISANFMAKDMHSGKRKQIETEIKERMTEVLSPRGFIIEEVLMKSIELPRELSAAIERKLQAEQESMSMDFILEIERKEAERRRIEAEGNRDAQKILAEGLNDAIIQLRSIEAFKELSKSPNAKVIITDGKTPLLIPGDN; translated from the coding sequence ATGAAAAATCTAATGATCCCCTTAGTTGCACTACTAATTTGCAGTTGTACTGTTGTCCGTCAAGGTGAAGTTGGCGTAAAACGAAAACTTGGCAAAATCGACCCTGATGTATATTATGCTGGTCTTTACGGAATAAACCCATTTTTTACGAAGATGATCAAAACCCCTACAAGAACCGAGAACCTTGAACTAAATCTTAGCCTGCCCAGTAAAGAAGGTTTAAGCATTCAGTCCGAAATATCCATCCTTTATCGAATAAAAGAGGATATGGCTCCTTTAATAATTGAAGATATTGGTCAAAACTATGTTAGAAATGCCATACTGCCTGTTTTCAGATCAGCTTCCTCTGATATTTCCGCCAATTTTATGGCCAAGGATATGCATTCGGGAAAAAGAAAGCAGATAGAAACGGAAATTAAAGAAAGAATGACTGAAGTATTAAGTCCGCGAGGATTCATCATAGAGGAAGTTTTAATGAAAAGCATTGAACTCCCACGTGAATTATCAGCTGCCATAGAACGGAAATTACAAGCGGAGCAAGAATCTATGAGCATGGATTTTATTTTAGAAATTGAAAGGAAAGAAGCAGAAAGAAGAAGAATTGAAGCAGAAGGCAACAGAGATGCTCAGAAAATTTTAGCTGAAGGCTTAAATGATGCCATTATTCAATTAAGAAGTATTGAAGCTTTTAAAGAACTTTCAAAAAGCCCCAATGCTAAAGTAATTATTACTGACGGCAAAACACCTTTATTGATCCCAGGTGATAATTAA
- the hpf gene encoding ribosome hibernation-promoting factor, HPF/YfiA family, protein MNITLEPVDFNISQELNDHMREMFNKLSKYNDQIVGIDLYLKSNANDENGEKTVDAKVFLPGNDIFVSGQGDSFVSAAQDCYEVAKRHVRKAKEKVKDRQQNRPDKY, encoded by the coding sequence ATGAATATAACTTTAGAACCCGTAGATTTCAACATAAGCCAAGAATTGAATGATCACATGCGTGAGATGTTCAATAAACTTTCAAAATATAATGATCAAATTGTCGGCATTGATTTGTATTTAAAATCTAATGCAAATGATGAGAATGGCGAGAAAACAGTAGATGCGAAGGTGTTTCTGCCAGGAAACGATATTTTCGTATCTGGACAAGGCGATAGTTTTGTTTCTGCTGCGCAAGACTGCTATGAAGTGGCGAAAAGGCATGTGAGAAAAGCAAAAGAAAAGGTGAAGGATAGACAACAGAACCGACCAGATAAATATTAA
- a CDS encoding 5'-nucleotidase, lipoprotein e(P4) family — protein MRSLIFIISILTISACQQISNEPPLSPEEKLSMQLGNATVWFQQSAEMEASFLQAYDKGKMLLKIKMDTLKDSELKPAVILDLDETVLDNSPFEARLFLEGENYSSESWENWCKEAQADALPGAVDFLNYADSLGLKIFYISNRKIGVFEPTLKNLQTLKLPQAEKDHLLLRTSKSDKTERRETVKADHQIILYVGDNLTDYSQKFAERDSALGKDLVKKHQKELSHNFIMLPNPMYGEWESAVYGNDFSKAAEEKLELRRKILSRKR, from the coding sequence ATGCGTTCATTAATCTTCATCATCTCTATTTTAACCATTAGTGCTTGCCAACAAATTTCTAATGAACCCCCCTTAAGTCCTGAAGAAAAACTTTCCATGCAACTAGGTAATGCTACAGTTTGGTTTCAGCAATCAGCAGAAATGGAAGCTTCTTTTTTACAAGCTTATGACAAAGGAAAAATGCTTTTAAAAATTAAAATGGACACTCTTAAAGATTCTGAATTAAAGCCTGCGGTAATCTTAGATTTAGATGAAACTGTTTTGGATAATAGTCCATTTGAGGCGAGATTATTTTTAGAAGGTGAAAATTATAGTTCTGAGAGCTGGGAAAATTGGTGCAAAGAAGCGCAAGCAGATGCATTACCAGGTGCTGTAGATTTCCTTAACTATGCTGATAGTCTAGGATTGAAAATATTTTATATTTCCAATAGAAAAATTGGTGTATTCGAGCCTACATTAAAGAATTTGCAAACGCTGAAATTACCTCAAGCTGAAAAGGATCATCTTTTATTACGCACTTCGAAAAGTGATAAAACAGAGAGAAGGGAAACGGTAAAAGCTGACCATCAAATCATATTATATGTGGGCGATAATTTGACAGATTACAGTCAAAAATTTGCAGAAAGAGATTCAGCATTAGGGAAAGATTTAGTTAAAAAACATCAAAAAGAACTATCGCATAATTTTATTATGCTTCCTAATCCGATGTATGGGGAATGGGAATCTGCCGTTTACGGAAATGATTTTTCCAAAGCAGCAGAGGAAAAATTAGAGTTGAGAAGAAAAATTTTAAGTAGAAAACGATAA
- a CDS encoding ATP-binding protein, with amino-acid sequence MKIHSTLIIFLSSLFAIQNYAIAQNENWEEALNKKSATLNLHWYVSQPFVYEDNSGNLTGLEVEIFQEFKKYIKTTHQVDVNLNWIESKSFGNILTDIKNSKEPNCFGVSAFSITKERKEIIKFTQAYLSDVAVLVSSEGTPIVRTLEEINNLMSEMTAVTIEGTTYEKFLNNLEEQFSLDFKTMYIKSDENILDAISQAENRFGFIDLPIYLMLIKNGGNLTRQNFFTVKGKGYAFIMPKSSSWDTVFNEFLDDPKSKAKLADIAAKYLGLELYKFMEGIYEEENLRASILTKEKEIQLEQLKNTNLLLEKEKNSQLTYIIIAIVTTILLTIIFLMFYREQRASKMLSRKNKQIELQQHSIQHKNEQLYNRNLQLTSLNEEKNNLVKILAHDLRSPINQITGLLDILKLSHKSLSDEEEKIIFQAKDSAQRLNQMISKILDFDALEGNRMKVMPEKMEVKELFNTVEKELKVAADKKNTSIQYQYNVNFRFESDHLFLTQILENIIVNAIKFSNAGSEIIVRAEKLKSKIVFSVTDQGPGLTDTDKSLIFKKFQKLSAQPTAGENSTGLGLSIVKKYVDLLNGEVWVESEEGRGSTFYVALPVK; translated from the coding sequence ATGAAAATTCATAGTACTTTAATTATATTTCTTTCTTCTCTTTTTGCTATACAAAATTATGCGATCGCTCAAAATGAAAATTGGGAAGAAGCCCTTAACAAGAAAAGTGCAACACTCAATCTTCATTGGTATGTCTCGCAACCATTTGTTTATGAAGATAATTCTGGAAATCTGACAGGCTTGGAAGTAGAAATTTTCCAAGAGTTTAAGAAGTATATTAAAACAACCCATCAAGTAGATGTAAATCTAAATTGGATCGAATCAAAAAGCTTTGGCAATATTTTAACAGATATTAAAAACTCAAAAGAACCAAACTGTTTTGGAGTATCGGCCTTTTCCATAACTAAGGAAAGAAAGGAAATAATCAAATTCACACAAGCTTATTTATCCGATGTGGCGGTTTTGGTATCAAGTGAAGGGACTCCAATAGTTCGAACGCTTGAGGAAATCAACAATCTTATGAGTGAAATGACTGCTGTTACGATTGAAGGAACAACCTATGAAAAATTCCTAAATAATTTAGAAGAACAGTTTAGTCTTGATTTTAAGACGATGTACATCAAAAGCGATGAAAACATATTGGATGCCATAAGTCAGGCCGAGAACCGCTTTGGGTTTATTGATCTTCCAATTTACTTAATGCTTATCAAAAACGGGGGTAATTTGACAAGGCAAAATTTCTTTACTGTTAAGGGCAAAGGTTATGCCTTTATAATGCCAAAATCAAGTAGTTGGGATACTGTCTTTAATGAGTTTCTAGATGATCCTAAAAGTAAAGCAAAGTTGGCCGATATCGCAGCCAAGTATTTGGGGTTAGAACTGTATAAATTCATGGAAGGAATATATGAAGAAGAGAATCTGAGGGCGTCAATCTTAACCAAAGAAAAAGAAATACAATTAGAGCAGTTAAAGAATACAAATCTTCTTTTAGAGAAAGAAAAGAACTCACAGCTAACTTACATCATCATTGCCATTGTTACTACAATTCTACTTACCATCATATTCTTAATGTTTTACAGAGAGCAAAGAGCTTCCAAAATGCTAAGCCGTAAAAACAAGCAGATCGAACTACAGCAACATAGTATCCAACATAAAAACGAGCAATTGTACAACAGAAATTTGCAGCTTACAAGCCTAAATGAGGAAAAGAATAATCTGGTCAAAATTCTGGCTCATGATTTAAGATCACCTATTAACCAAATCACTGGCTTACTGGATATTTTAAAATTGAGCCATAAATCCTTAAGTGATGAGGAAGAAAAAATAATTTTTCAAGCAAAGGATTCAGCTCAAAGACTAAACCAAATGATTTCTAAAATATTGGATTTTGATGCGCTAGAAGGCAATCGTATGAAAGTAATGCCAGAAAAAATGGAAGTTAAAGAGCTTTTCAATACCGTGGAAAAAGAACTAAAAGTTGCTGCAGATAAAAAAAACACTAGCATACAGTATCAATACAATGTCAATTTTCGGTTCGAATCTGACCACCTATTCCTTACTCAAATTTTAGAAAACATAATTGTAAATGCTATTAAATTTTCAAATGCTGGTAGCGAGATAATTGTAAGAGCTGAAAAACTAAAAAGTAAAATCGTTTTTTCTGTCACAGATCAGGGTCCAGGTTTAACCGACACTGATAAGTCACTTATTTTTAAGAAATTTCAGAAACTAAGTGCACAACCCACGGCTGGTGAAAATTCTACTGGTTTGGGTTTATCCATTGTTAAAAAGTATGTGGACCTATTGAATGGTGAGGTCTGGGTTGAATCCGAAGAAGGACGAGGAAGTACTTTCTACGTAGCACTTCCTGTCAAATAA
- a CDS encoding sodium:solute symporter family protein: protein MILNTIDWVILFGFLLISLGIGFWTSRKNKSASEFFAAGGKMPWWLLGVSMVATTFSTDTPNLVTDIVRQNGVSGNWAWWAFLLTGMLTVFVYAGLWKKSGVLTDVEFYELRYSGKAARFLRGFRAIYLGFLFNVMIMASVSLAAIKIGGVLLGLSPVETVVIAGVITVIYSSLGGLRGVLFTDFLQFFLSLGGAFVAAYVALNHPKVGGLDNLLVHENVVDKLSFFPSFSNPEMWVMLLIIPLLVQWWSTWYPGAEPGGGGYIAQRMFAAKNADHSIKAVLFFNVAHYAIRPWPWIIVALCSIIVFPDLDSFAKAFPAVNSGVATHDMGYPAMLTFIPAGLLGLVVTSLVAAYMSTISTHLNWGSSYLVNDVYKRFINPTASEGKQVLLGRLLTVVLMIFSMLMALVLENALQTFEILLQIGAGTGLIFILRWFWWRVNAISEIVAMVVSFLIALYFAFATHPFGFEELLSWQKLIIGVSITTISWVTASFLTQKTADEQLANFLNKVNPGGPGWKKIIARLSTKGLIQHKAQKWKVPTGIICMIAGSMGVYGLLFSTGLFIYGELLEASGLLLFSVFCGYVIFKLYPKIIAED from the coding sequence ATGATTTTAAATACCATTGACTGGGTTATTCTTTTTGGTTTTTTATTAATTTCCTTAGGAATAGGTTTTTGGACTTCCAGAAAAAATAAAAGTGCCTCTGAATTTTTTGCAGCTGGAGGTAAAATGCCCTGGTGGCTTTTGGGTGTTTCCATGGTCGCAACCACATTTTCAACCGACACCCCAAATCTTGTAACTGATATTGTTCGTCAAAATGGTGTGTCGGGAAACTGGGCATGGTGGGCTTTTCTTCTGACTGGGATGTTGACGGTTTTCGTTTATGCTGGGCTCTGGAAAAAATCAGGAGTGTTGACTGATGTTGAATTCTATGAATTAAGATATTCGGGCAAAGCCGCTAGATTCTTAAGAGGCTTCAGGGCGATTTATTTAGGATTTCTTTTTAATGTAATGATTATGGCTTCGGTAAGTTTGGCCGCTATCAAGATAGGAGGTGTTTTATTGGGGCTCAGCCCAGTGGAAACCGTGGTCATTGCAGGAGTTATAACGGTAATCTATAGCAGTCTGGGCGGATTAAGAGGTGTTTTATTTACAGATTTCCTGCAGTTTTTTCTTTCTTTAGGTGGCGCTTTTGTAGCTGCATACGTAGCCTTGAATCATCCTAAGGTAGGGGGATTGGATAATTTATTAGTACATGAAAATGTAGTGGATAAATTATCTTTTTTTCCTTCATTCTCAAATCCAGAAATGTGGGTCATGCTTTTGATCATTCCACTTTTGGTACAATGGTGGAGCACATGGTATCCGGGGGCTGAGCCAGGTGGTGGTGGCTACATTGCACAACGAATGTTTGCAGCAAAAAATGCCGATCATTCTATAAAAGCCGTCTTATTTTTCAACGTTGCTCACTATGCAATCAGGCCATGGCCCTGGATTATTGTTGCACTTTGTTCGATCATTGTTTTTCCCGATTTAGATAGTTTTGCAAAAGCTTTCCCAGCAGTAAACTCAGGAGTTGCTACTCATGATATGGGCTATCCTGCTATGCTAACTTTTATTCCTGCCGGATTATTAGGACTGGTAGTCACTTCATTAGTAGCTGCCTACATGAGCACCATTTCCACTCACTTGAATTGGGGTTCTTCTTATTTGGTGAATGATGTCTACAAAAGATTCATCAATCCTACAGCTTCAGAAGGCAAGCAGGTTTTATTAGGACGATTATTAACTGTTGTATTAATGATTTTCAGTATGCTGATGGCTCTAGTTTTAGAAAATGCCTTGCAAACTTTTGAAATACTATTGCAAATCGGAGCTGGTACTGGTTTGATTTTTATTCTCCGCTGGTTCTGGTGGAGAGTAAATGCTATTAGTGAAATAGTTGCTATGGTGGTCAGTTTCTTAATTGCCCTATATTTTGCTTTTGCAACCCATCCTTTTGGCTTCGAAGAACTATTATCTTGGCAGAAATTAATCATAGGCGTAAGTATCACAACAATAAGTTGGGTAACGGCTAGTTTTCTTACACAAAAAACTGCTGATGAACAATTAGCAAATTTCCTCAACAAAGTAAATCCCGGAGGCCCGGGCTGGAAGAAAATTATAGCAAGATTATCAACCAAAGGATTAATTCAGCATAAAGCTCAAAAATGGAAAGTCCCGACAGGAATTATTTGTATGATAGCGGGAAGTATGGGCGTTTACGGCTTACTATTTAGCACTGGATTATTTATTTATGGCGAGCTATTAGAAGCGAGTGGTTTATTACTTTTTAGTGTATTTTGTGGATATGTGATTTTTAAATTGTACCCAAAAATTATCGCTGAGGATTAA
- the hemB gene encoding porphobilinogen synthase, producing MLIRPRRNRKSAAIREMVEETTLTTKDFIFPLFLLEGKNKKVEVDSMPGIYRFTVDLMLKEIEECMKLGIKAFDVFPVVEEKHKDKMATKSADESFFYLKALKEIKAKFPEACIMTDVAMDPYSSDGHDGIVDENGNILNDETLDVLADMALAQAETGIDIIGPSDMMDGRVEYIRDVLDENGFENTSIMSYCAKYASAFYGPFRDALDSAPKSGDKKTYQMNPANKYEALIEAELDAQEGADFLMVKPALAYLDVIHLLKENNELPIAAYNVSGEYSMIKAAAEKGWLNGEATMMESLLSIKRAGADVILSYFAKEAAQILNK from the coding sequence ATGTTAATACGCCCGAGAAGAAATCGCAAATCAGCAGCCATCCGTGAAATGGTGGAGGAAACCACTTTAACTACCAAAGATTTTATCTTTCCCCTTTTTTTATTGGAGGGAAAAAATAAGAAAGTCGAAGTAGACAGCATGCCTGGCATTTATCGATTCACAGTAGATTTAATGTTAAAAGAAATCGAGGAATGCATGAAATTAGGCATTAAAGCTTTTGATGTTTTCCCAGTGGTGGAGGAAAAGCATAAAGATAAAATGGCTACTAAAAGTGCAGATGAGAGTTTTTTCTATTTGAAAGCCTTAAAAGAAATTAAAGCCAAATTTCCGGAAGCTTGCATCATGACGGATGTAGCTATGGATCCATACAGCAGTGACGGGCATGATGGAATAGTAGATGAAAACGGCAATATTCTCAATGATGAAACTTTGGATGTTTTGGCTGATATGGCTTTAGCTCAAGCAGAAACTGGGATTGATATTATTGGCCCTTCTGATATGATGGATGGCAGAGTGGAATATATCCGTGATGTTTTAGACGAAAATGGATTTGAGAATACCTCCATTATGAGTTATTGTGCCAAATATGCTTCTGCTTTTTATGGTCCTTTTCGCGATGCTTTGGATTCAGCTCCTAAATCAGGGGATAAAAAAACCTATCAGATGAACCCTGCCAATAAATATGAAGCTTTAATTGAGGCGGAGTTGGATGCCCAAGAAGGAGCTGATTTTTTAATGGTGAAGCCCGCTTTGGCTTATTTGGACGTCATTCATTTGTTGAAAGAGAATAATGAATTGCCAATTGCTGCCTATAATGTGAGTGGTGAATATAGCATGATAAAAGCAGCTGCAGAAAAGGGCTGGTTAAATGGAGAAGCCACCATGATGGAAAGTTTATTGAGCATCAAAAGAGCTGGAGCAGATGTGATTTTAAGCTATTTTGCTAAAGAGGCGGCTCAAATATTGAATAAATAA
- a CDS encoding bifunctional alpha/beta hydrolase/OsmC family protein, which translates to MKKEKINFEGSMGDQLAAEIHFPADDHAHNFVIFAHCFTCNKNLNAVKNIILGMTKKGFAVLSFDFTGLGQSQGDFSDTNFSSNIEDLIKAAEYLEKKYQAATMLVGHSLGGAAVLMAAAKIDSISSVATIGAPSQPDHVLHLIEDGKEEIKRKGEAEVSIGGRPFKIKKQFLDDLQDKDNLKKIEDLRKSLLILHSPQDNTVDISNAAAIYEKAHHPKSFISLDGADHLLSNKDDSLYAGEVIATWAARYVHKPKQQQISTNSQTVAFIGDKDQKYTTQIVAEGHHLVADEPENVGGNNFGTSPYGLLTSALAACTAITMRMYANRKEWDVDEILVHVDQEQRYDEDSEDCESDNSKITFFDRTIEIKGALDEKQRKRLIEIANKCPVHKTLESKIKVETKER; encoded by the coding sequence ATGAAAAAGGAAAAAATAAATTTTGAAGGATCAATGGGAGATCAATTAGCTGCTGAAATTCATTTTCCCGCTGATGATCACGCTCATAACTTTGTAATTTTTGCACATTGCTTTACATGCAATAAAAATCTTAACGCAGTAAAAAATATAATTCTTGGTATGACCAAAAAAGGTTTTGCAGTATTAAGTTTTGATTTTACTGGATTAGGGCAAAGCCAAGGCGACTTCTCAGACACCAATTTTTCTTCTAATATAGAAGACCTTATTAAAGCAGCAGAATATTTAGAGAAAAAATATCAAGCAGCAACTATGCTTGTTGGCCATTCTTTAGGCGGGGCAGCAGTATTAATGGCAGCGGCTAAAATTGATTCAATTTCATCAGTAGCTACTATTGGGGCTCCCTCTCAACCAGATCATGTACTGCACTTAATAGAAGATGGAAAGGAAGAAATCAAAAGAAAAGGTGAGGCAGAAGTGAGTATCGGTGGAAGACCTTTTAAAATAAAAAAGCAATTCCTAGACGATCTTCAAGACAAAGACAATCTAAAAAAGATAGAAGATTTAAGGAAGTCACTTTTAATTCTACATTCTCCGCAGGATAATACTGTGGACATTTCAAATGCGGCCGCTATTTATGAAAAAGCACATCACCCAAAGAGCTTCATTTCATTAGATGGTGCAGATCATTTGCTAAGCAATAAAGATGATTCCTTATATGCTGGTGAAGTAATTGCAACCTGGGCAGCCCGATATGTTCATAAGCCGAAGCAGCAACAAATCTCTACAAATTCGCAAACTGTTGCATTCATAGGGGATAAAGATCAAAAATATACTACTCAGATAGTGGCTGAAGGTCATCATTTAGTAGCAGATGAACCTGAAAATGTTGGCGGAAACAATTTCGGCACTTCCCCCTATGGATTATTGACTTCAGCTTTGGCTGCTTGCACTGCCATTACAATGCGGATGTACGCCAACAGAAAAGAATGGGATGTGGATGAAATTTTGGTTCATGTGGATCAGGAGCAAAGATATGATGAGGACAGTGAAGATTGTGAATCAGACAATAGCAAAATCACATTCTTTGACAGAACTATTGAAATCAAGGGGGCATTGGATGAGAAACAAAGAAAACGGTTAATAGAAATAGCTAATAAATGCCCAGTCCACAAAACTCTGGAAAGTAAAATTAAAGTAGAAACGAAGGAGAGATAA
- a CDS encoding DUF962 domain-containing protein produces the protein MAERKYKSFKEFYPYYLTEHQDPTCRKLHFTGTALLFGVLAWALITQTYWGLALIPVVGYGFAWVGHFFFEQNKPATFTYPLWSLASDFKMFFQILIGKQPINPQR, from the coding sequence ATGGCTGAAAGAAAATATAAAAGCTTTAAAGAGTTTTATCCATACTACTTAACCGAACACCAAGACCCTACTTGTAGGAAATTGCATTTTACAGGTACCGCTTTATTGTTTGGTGTTTTAGCTTGGGCTTTAATTACTCAAACCTATTGGGGCTTAGCCTTGATCCCAGTTGTAGGATACGGATTTGCTTGGGTTGGTCATTTCTTTTTCGAGCAAAACAAGCCCGCTACTTTCACTTATCCACTTTGGAGTTTAGCTTCTGATTTTAAAATGTTTTTCCAGATTTTAATAGGGAAGCAACCCATTAATCCTCAGCGATAA